In the Mytilus trossulus isolate FHL-02 chromosome 1, PNRI_Mtr1.1.1.hap1, whole genome shotgun sequence genome, one interval contains:
- the LOC134709282 gene encoding POTE ankyrin domain family member B-like, translating to MGAGFSNDDENDKTGALFQAIRSEKFQKATALISNGAGVNCINYFGKTPLIETCRSHRTSSRSFSTVECERERFVKFLINNDCDTSKYDIYGWTALMYAEKNGHDKIIDVLDEEEKDIDIEDSFAERLLISTGNVSHQTTKIVAN from the exons ATGGGAGCAGGATTTTCTAACGACGATGAAAATGACAAGACTGGTGCTTTATTCCAGGCAATACGCAGCGAGAAATTTCAGAAAGCTACAGCTCTGATTTCAAATGGCGCAGGAGTCAACTGTATAAATTATTTCGGAAAAACACCATTGATAGAAACATGTCGGAGTCATCGGACATCAAGCAGAAGCTTTAGCACAGTTGAATGTGAGAGAGAACGTTTTGTCAAATTTCTTATTAACAATGATTGTGATACCAGCAAGTATGATATATATGGATGGACAGCTCTTATGTATGCAGAGAAAAATGGCCATGATAAGATCATTGATGTTTTAGATGAAGAAGAAAAGGATATAGATATTGAAG attcaTTCGCTGAAAGACTATTGATATCAACAGGAAATGTCAGCCATCAAACTACGAAAATCGTGGCAAACTGA